From one Pseudomonas sp. S35 genomic stretch:
- a CDS encoding ATPase, producing the protein MRTMIQLGLMILMLGSVLVDNAAVAGDLRTSHLIPIAASVDSLQPAQSVGVLLSDTTRDNLSYLERYHDMALNGAKDALDGRIREAFVNSSDPELAIDWLMSSLQGTFSSVTVYDNLDALLQAHPDVVVMLDTHNQLLTPRNDQVEARFIARFYDADLQYIAKAEGSVHKQVPSVWVREKAAPQIAAQIEQQRDVQLDALKQFDASLKALVRAS; encoded by the coding sequence ACGATGATTCAGCTTGGTTTAATGATTCTGATGCTCGGCAGTGTGCTGGTGGACAACGCGGCAGTGGCAGGCGATCTGCGTACAAGCCATTTGATACCTATCGCTGCTAGCGTAGACTCCCTCCAGCCCGCGCAGTCAGTGGGTGTGTTGTTGAGCGACACGACCCGCGACAACCTCAGCTACCTTGAACGCTACCACGACATGGCCTTGAATGGCGCCAAGGATGCCCTCGATGGGCGTATCCGCGAGGCGTTCGTCAATAGCTCCGATCCGGAACTGGCCATTGATTGGTTGATGAGTTCGCTGCAAGGCACCTTTTCGTCGGTCACCGTCTACGACAACCTGGATGCCCTGCTGCAGGCTCACCCCGATGTGGTGGTGATGCTCGACACGCATAACCAACTGCTGACCCCGCGTAACGATCAGGTCGAGGCGCGCTTCATTGCGCGGTTCTATGACGCTGACCTGCAATACATCGCCAAGGCCGAAGGCTCGGTGCACAAGCAGGTCCCGTCGGTGTGGGTACGTGAAAAGGCCGCGCCGCAAATTGCCGCGCAGATCGAGCAGCAGCGGGATGTGCAGCTCGATGCCTTGAAGCAGTTTGATGCGTCGCTCAAGGCGCTGGTACGCGCCAGTTAA